A genomic region of Zalophus californianus isolate mZalCal1 chromosome 1, mZalCal1.pri.v2, whole genome shotgun sequence contains the following coding sequences:
- the ANGPTL4 gene encoding angiopoietin-related protein 4 gives MRGAPTASAALMLCAATAGLLSAQGRPAPPPEPPRFASWDEVNVLAHGLLQLGHGLREHVERTRGQLGALERRLGACGAACEESGGSAAPPRAPEGLVPSGEAAPDTLRSLQTQLKTQNSRIEQLFHKVAQQQRHLEKQHLKIQTLQSQVGLLSPKHLGHGMAKPARKKRLPKVAQLIGPAHNISRLHRLPRDCQELFDDGERQSGLFQIQPQGSPPFLVNCKMTSDGGWTVIQRRQDGSVDFNQPWEAYKAGFGDPQGEFWLGLEKVHRILGDRGSRLAVQLQDWEGNAESLQFPVHLGGEDTAYSLQLTAPVANELGATTVAPSGLSLPFSTWDQDHDLRGDKNCAKSLSGGWWFGTCGHSNLNGQYFRSVPPQRQQRKKGIFWKTWRGRYYPLQATTMLIQPTETEAAS, from the exons ATGCGAGGTGCTCCGACGGCTTCGGCAGCCCTGATGCTGTGTGCGGCCACCGCCGGGCTCCTGAGCGCGCAGGGCCGCCCGGCGCCTCCTCCAGAGCCCCCGCGCTTCGCGTCCTGGGACGAGGTGAACGTGCTGGCGCACGGGCTCCTGCAGCTCGGCCACGGGCTGCGTGAGCACGTGGAGCGCACCCGGGGGCAGCTGGGCGCGCTGGAGCGGCGTCTGGGCGCCTGCGGGGCAGCCTGCGAGGAGTCTGGGGGGTCCGCCGCGCCCCCGCGCGCGCCCGAGGGTCTGGTTCCCAGTGGCGAAGCTGCCCCGGACACCCTCCGCAGCCTGCAG ACTCAGCTCAAGACTCAGAACAGCAGAATTGAGCAACTCTTCCACAAGGTAGCCCAGCAGCAGCGGCACCTGGAGAAGCAGCACCTGAAAATACAGACCTTGCAAAGCCAG GTGGGCCTCCTGTCCCCCAAGCACCTGGGCCACGGGATGGCCAAGCCTGCCAGGAAGAAGAGGCTACCCAAGGTAGCGCAGCTCATAGGCCCTGCTCACAACATCAGCCGCCTGCACA GGCTGCCCAGGGACTGCCAAGAGCTGTTTGACGATGGAGAGAGGCAAAGTGGACTGTTCCAGATCCAGCCTCAGGGGTCCCCGCCTTTCCTGGTGAACTGCAAGATGACCTCAG ATGGAGGCTGGACTGTAATTCAGAGGCGCCAGGATGGCTCTGTGGACTTTAACCAGCCCTGGGAAGCCTACAAGGCTGGCTTTGGAGACCCTCAAG GTGAGTTCTGGCTGGGCTTGGAGAAGGTGCACCGCATCCTGGGGGACCGTGGCAGCCGCCTGGCTGTGCAGCTGCAGGACTGGGAGGGCAATGCCGAGTCACTGCAGTTCCCTGTCCACCTGGGCGGTGAGGACACGGCCTATAGCCTACAGCTCACAGCTCCCGTGGCCAATGAACTGGGGGCCACCACTGTTGCACCCAGtggcctctccctgcccttctccactTGGGATCAGGACCACGACCTCCGTGGGGACAAGAACTGTGCCAAGAGCCTCTCTG GTGGCTGGTGGTTTGGCACCTGCGGCCATTCCAACCTCAACGGCCAGTACTTCCGTTCCGTCCCACCCCAGCGGCAGCAGCGTAAGAAGGGCATCTTCTGGAAGACCTGGCGGGGCCGCTACTATCCACTGCAGGCCACCACGATGCTGATCCAGCCCACAGAGACTGAAGCAGCCTCCTAG